The Thalassotalea psychrophila genome window below encodes:
- a CDS encoding acyl-CoA dehydrogenase — protein sequence MSTSTNRPTFNWQDPLLLDSLLSEEERMIRDAAHQYCQDKLMPRILEANRHEKFDVEIMKELGELGLLGATIPEKYGCAGANYVTYGLVAREVERVDSGYRSAMSVQSSLVMHPIYAYGSEEQKMKYLPKLATAELIGCFGLTEPNSGSDPASMLTRADAVDGGFKLTGNKMWITNSPIADIFIVWAKLDGVIRGFILEKGMPGLSAPKIEGKFSLRASITGEIVMDEVFVPSENMLPNAKGLSGPFGCLNKARYGISWGALGAAEFCWHGARQYTLDREQFGKPLAATQLIQKKLADMQTEITTGLFACLQVGRLMDAGTLSPEAISLVKRNSCGKALDIARMARDMHGGNGISDEFHIIRHVMNLEAVNTYEGTHDVHALILGRAQTGIQAFF from the coding sequence ATGTCTACTTCTACCAATCGTCCAACGTTTAATTGGCAAGATCCATTATTACTTGATTCGTTATTATCTGAGGAAGAGCGCATGATCCGCGATGCCGCTCATCAGTATTGCCAAGACAAGCTAATGCCGAGAATATTAGAAGCTAACAGACATGAAAAGTTTGATGTTGAGATCATGAAAGAACTCGGCGAACTTGGTTTACTTGGCGCCACCATCCCTGAAAAATATGGCTGCGCCGGTGCTAATTATGTAACTTACGGCTTAGTTGCCAGAGAGGTGGAACGTGTAGACAGTGGTTATCGTAGTGCCATGAGTGTGCAATCGTCTTTAGTTATGCACCCAATTTATGCCTATGGTAGTGAAGAGCAAAAAATGAAGTACTTGCCAAAACTGGCAACGGCAGAGTTGATAGGCTGTTTCGGTTTAACCGAGCCAAATTCTGGCTCCGATCCAGCAAGTATGCTCACTCGCGCCGACGCGGTAGATGGCGGTTTTAAATTAACCGGTAATAAGATGTGGATCACTAACTCACCAATTGCCGATATCTTTATTGTTTGGGCGAAACTCGATGGTGTTATTCGCGGCTTCATTCTAGAAAAAGGCATGCCTGGCTTAAGTGCACCTAAAATTGAAGGTAAATTTTCACTTAGAGCATCTATTACCGGCGAAATCGTCATGGATGAAGTGTTTGTACCAAGCGAAAATATGCTACCAAATGCCAAGGGTTTATCAGGCCCATTTGGCTGTTTAAATAAAGCCAGATATGGAATTTCTTGGGGCGCATTAGGTGCCGCAGAGTTTTGTTGGCATGGTGCTCGTCAATATACACTAGACCGTGAGCAATTCGGTAAGCCTTTGGCTGCCACGCAACTCATTCAAAAGAAGCTTGCCGATATGCAAACTGAAATTACCACCGGTTTATTTGCCTGTTTACAAGTAGGCCGTTTGATGGATGCTGGCACATTATCGCCAGAGGCGATATCACTGGTAAAGCGTAATTCATGTGGTAAGGCGTTAGACATAGCGCGTATGGCGCGTGATATGCACGGTGGTAACGGCATCAGCGATGAATTCCATATTATTAGACACGTGATGAATCTTGAAGCGGTAAACACTTACGAAGGTACCCATGATGTACACGCCTTAATTTTAGGTCGAGCACAAACCGGTATTCAAGCGTTTTTCTAA
- a CDS encoding FadR/GntR family transcriptional regulator, translating into MVSAHRNLTQQLVHELGKDILQGKFSIGSKLPSEAELCLQYNISRTATREAVKMLTAKGLISSRPRQGIKVLDSKHWNLFDVEVLNWILIGKPDLYMLRHFLQLRLSIEPEAAYLAAQYASESDIKVIEDALLRMKNAEDGYDDTLEADIEFHASILSASNNPFFIQLKTFTETALKVNLRFTNRFKAITIDEYKAHFDIFDNIAKRNPQAAHDASLETQKITLGLVDDAIAEMEQK; encoded by the coding sequence ATGGTTTCAGCGCATCGCAATTTAACTCAGCAATTAGTACACGAGTTAGGCAAAGACATACTGCAAGGAAAGTTCAGTATTGGTAGTAAACTACCTTCTGAAGCAGAGTTATGTTTGCAATACAATATAAGTCGCACTGCAACCCGTGAAGCAGTTAAAATGCTTACCGCGAAAGGATTGATCAGTTCACGCCCAAGACAAGGCATTAAAGTATTAGATTCTAAACATTGGAATTTGTTTGATGTTGAAGTGCTAAATTGGATTTTGATTGGCAAGCCTGATTTATATATGCTGCGTCATTTTCTTCAACTTAGGTTATCTATAGAACCTGAGGCTGCCTATTTGGCTGCGCAATACGCTTCAGAGAGTGATATTAAAGTTATAGAAGATGCTTTATTGCGGATGAAAAATGCCGAAGATGGTTACGATGACACTCTTGAGGCTGATATAGAATTTCATGCAAGTATTTTATCGGCGAGTAACAATCCATTTTTCATTCAGTTAAAAACGTTTACTGAAACCGCATTGAAAGTTAACTTACGTTTTACTAATCGCTTTAAAGCGATAACCATTGACGAGTATAAAGCGCATTTTGATATTTTTGATAATATTGCTAAAAGAAACCCGCAAGCCGCACATGATGCTTCACTAGAAACGCAAAAAATCACCTTAGGTTTAGTTGATGATGCCATTGCTGAAATGGAACAAAAATAG
- a CDS encoding LysR family transcriptional regulator: MDLRSLQYYVAVFEEDSFSAAAKRSYVAQPSISAAVAQLEQTLSCKLFIRHARGVTPTDAGSKLYPLAKKLLGQAKAIKTLFDEQDNKVPFFLGVTKGLGVGRMSALLKDFTASVASMELTLVAHNEPCDARVIIKEELSENEQYVSFWQENYLLALPYNHVLSLQEHITLTDFDNLAFIQRSPCSAWQSLQDVLTLEGISVDIRAKIKTIDYALGLVSAGLGCALVPAHPEILTNSEIVFRPIQDLQLKREIVLAYQQPTKVINKLKQLVVKHSSAS; the protein is encoded by the coding sequence ATGGATCTAAGAAGTTTACAGTACTATGTTGCAGTGTTTGAAGAAGACAGTTTTAGTGCTGCAGCTAAACGCAGTTATGTTGCGCAACCTTCTATATCTGCGGCTGTTGCTCAATTAGAGCAAACCCTTAGTTGTAAATTATTTATCAGACATGCGCGCGGCGTAACGCCTACTGATGCAGGAAGCAAACTCTACCCTTTAGCTAAAAAGTTATTAGGACAAGCAAAGGCAATAAAAACATTATTTGATGAACAAGACAATAAAGTGCCATTCTTTTTAGGTGTTACCAAGGGCCTAGGGGTAGGAAGAATGAGTGCTTTATTAAAAGACTTTACCGCTTCAGTAGCGTCAATGGAGCTTACCTTAGTGGCGCATAATGAACCTTGTGATGCGCGGGTAATTATTAAGGAAGAGCTCTCTGAAAATGAGCAATATGTGTCTTTTTGGCAAGAAAATTACTTACTTGCCCTGCCCTATAATCATGTTTTATCACTGCAAGAGCACATTACTTTAACAGATTTTGATAATTTGGCCTTTATTCAACGATCTCCCTGCAGCGCATGGCAATCATTACAAGATGTATTAACCCTAGAAGGTATCAGCGTTGATATTCGCGCTAAAATCAAAACTATCGATTATGCACTGGGGTTAGTTAGCGCAGGTCTAGGTTGTGCTTTAGTACCAGCACATCCAGAAATATTAACTAATTCAGAAATCGTATTTCGACCGATACAGGACTTACAGCTTAAACGTGAAATTGTTCTAGCTTATCAACAACCTACTAAAGTGATTAATAAACTAAAACAACTGGTGGTAAAACATAGTAGTGCTAGTTAG
- a CDS encoding arginine repressor — protein MTSSRNSKEQSFLIAFKKLLKEQCYGSQGELATALVKYGFENITQAKISRTLTKLGAVKKRNVRNDIVYLLQDELSAPRTKQAIHTVVLSIKHNNMQIIIKTGIGGAPLIARMLDLQGESVGVLGTLAGDDTIFIAPVDVDQIENIAQSISIMLDFNQ, from the coding sequence ATGACCAGCAGCAGAAATAGCAAAGAACAAAGTTTCCTTATCGCATTTAAAAAGTTGCTGAAAGAGCAGTGTTATGGCTCGCAAGGCGAACTAGCAACTGCGCTGGTAAAATACGGTTTTGAAAATATTACTCAGGCGAAAATTTCACGTACCTTGACTAAGCTTGGCGCAGTTAAAAAACGTAATGTCAGAAATGATATAGTTTACTTACTGCAAGATGAATTATCAGCACCGCGAACCAAGCAAGCTATTCATACTGTGGTGTTAAGTATCAAGCATAATAATATGCAAATAATTATAAAAACCGGCATAGGCGGAGCGCCACTTATTGCCAGAATGTTAGATTTGCAAGGGGAGTCTGTTGGGGTGTTAGGCACTTTGGCAGGCGATGATACTATTTTTATCGCCCCGGTAGATGTAGATCAAATTGAAAATATTGCTCAATCAATCAGCATCATGTTAGATTTTAATCAGTAA
- the ygjK gene encoding alpha-glucosidase, whose translation MNLIFNSLSVKKIALITLILSIISCSENNAVVVTSQSTGAQAENSAVYKFNDVIDRAGTPTKHKDYDSYQNQKFNPFFDLGAWHGFLLPESESNYGSFPGPLIIAEEYSLYIAEKLELLTIKDAISKQSYDFNKAEKSIHSRPGSLSQTYQFDDLSVELTLQYANNRTALVKTSISNKSSSSKKLSLLWQGRLLQQWDDKHTVEQALPNWQRNISADQYSVAISFSKQRNIWDILTSGSSEYQIKRSIAANTTIDSKAHTYQSESQLELASAEKQVLFTTHSYVHNQQEALQQQDLSNQILADSERYIQEAEQRWQSYLSLGLKQSNAAIEQQKIAVKAIETLSANWRSSAGALLHDSVTPSVTARWFNGTWAWDSWKHAYALAHFNNDLAKDNVRAMFDYQVDKTDSVRPQDDGMVIDAIFYNKDTARNGDGGNWNERNTKPPLASWAVWEIYQASNDIEFIKEMFPKLQRYHQWWYKNRDHNNNGLIEYGGNKHRFHNDAAGNISFSVKFVDNKVADFAVNHCQAEQEQWFNCSGMQVYKQLLENGNYTELDIGAQHGAGWESGMDNAARFGFINAEQLQTYANDKYQGDVELARKDWQVMFFENKSAQGALLGFSINQESVELNAYLANEKSLLANMAKLLGLTRVAEQYQQESLRLAARVNQCFFDQQSGFYYDRKISDTDKADQHGCLGEILVSRGRGPEGWSPLWAGIADKEKAEQVKNVMLNPDEFNSLVPLGTASQSNPAFDADIYWRGRVWLDQVYFGLIALNNYGYEQEATMLANKLFNNAQGLSANGSIRENYNPITGAVQGASNFSWSAAHLLMLYREFVVPNSKSNGEIEITKPAN comes from the coding sequence ATGAATCTAATTTTTAACTCATTATCAGTAAAAAAAATAGCCTTAATAACGCTTATATTAAGCATAATTTCGTGTTCAGAAAATAATGCTGTGGTTGTAACCTCACAATCCACTGGTGCACAAGCTGAAAACTCCGCAGTATATAAATTTAATGATGTTATCGATAGGGCAGGAACGCCAACTAAGCACAAAGATTATGATAGTTATCAAAATCAAAAATTTAACCCGTTTTTTGATTTAGGCGCCTGGCATGGTTTTTTACTACCAGAAAGTGAGAGTAATTATGGCTCTTTCCCCGGGCCATTAATTATTGCAGAAGAATACAGCTTATATATAGCAGAAAAATTAGAACTGTTAACGATTAAGGATGCCATTTCAAAACAAAGCTATGACTTTAATAAAGCCGAGAAGAGTATTCACTCCAGACCGGGCTCGTTATCTCAAACTTATCAGTTTGATGATTTAAGCGTAGAACTAACATTACAATATGCCAATAATAGAACCGCGTTAGTTAAAACATCCATTAGTAATAAATCAAGCAGTAGTAAAAAACTCAGCTTGCTTTGGCAAGGGCGGTTATTGCAGCAGTGGGATGATAAACACACAGTAGAGCAGGCATTACCAAATTGGCAACGCAATATCAGTGCTGATCAATATAGCGTTGCAATCAGCTTCTCCAAGCAACGAAATATTTGGGATATTCTTACCAGCGGTAGCTCTGAGTATCAAATAAAACGCTCAATTGCTGCAAATACTACCATTGATAGCAAGGCTCACACTTACCAAAGTGAAAGCCAGTTAGAGCTGGCCTCTGCTGAAAAACAGGTGTTATTTACTACTCATAGTTATGTTCATAATCAACAAGAAGCTCTACAGCAGCAAGATCTCAGTAATCAAATATTGGCTGACTCAGAGCGTTATATCCAAGAGGCTGAGCAGCGTTGGCAGTCTTATTTGTCTCTTGGTTTAAAACAAAGTAACGCAGCTATTGAACAACAAAAGATTGCCGTTAAAGCTATAGAAACATTATCAGCCAATTGGCGTAGCTCTGCCGGCGCACTATTGCATGATAGTGTCACACCTTCAGTAACCGCGCGTTGGTTTAACGGCACCTGGGCATGGGATAGCTGGAAGCATGCCTATGCACTGGCGCATTTCAATAATGACCTAGCCAAAGATAATGTGCGGGCAATGTTTGATTATCAGGTGGATAAAACCGACTCTGTTCGCCCGCAAGATGACGGTATGGTGATTGACGCAATATTTTATAATAAGGATACAGCTCGCAATGGTGATGGTGGTAATTGGAATGAACGTAATACCAAACCGCCATTAGCGTCTTGGGCGGTATGGGAAATATATCAAGCCAGTAATGACATTGAGTTCATTAAAGAAATGTTTCCTAAACTGCAACGCTATCACCAATGGTGGTATAAAAACCGTGATCATAATAACAATGGTTTAATTGAATACGGTGGTAACAAACATAGATTCCATAATGATGCTGCCGGCAATATCAGTTTTTCAGTAAAATTTGTTGATAACAAAGTAGCAGACTTTGCTGTTAATCATTGTCAGGCTGAGCAAGAGCAATGGTTTAATTGCAGCGGCATGCAGGTTTATAAGCAATTGCTGGAGAATGGTAATTACACAGAGCTAGATATTGGTGCACAACATGGTGCTGGCTGGGAATCTGGCATGGATAACGCCGCTCGTTTTGGTTTTATCAATGCCGAGCAGTTACAAACATATGCTAACGATAAATACCAAGGCGATGTAGAGCTTGCCCGTAAAGATTGGCAGGTAATGTTTTTTGAGAATAAATCAGCACAAGGGGCGCTATTGGGTTTTTCAATTAACCAAGAATCTGTTGAATTAAATGCCTACTTAGCCAATGAGAAAAGCTTACTTGCTAATATGGCCAAATTACTTGGCTTAACGCGAGTCGCCGAGCAATATCAACAAGAGTCTTTGCGGTTAGCAGCACGAGTAAATCAATGTTTTTTCGATCAACAAAGCGGCTTTTATTACGATCGTAAAATTAGCGATACAGATAAAGCCGATCAACATGGCTGTTTAGGTGAGATACTCGTTTCTCGAGGACGAGGGCCTGAAGGTTGGAGCCCGCTGTGGGCCGGAATTGCCGATAAAGAAAAGGCTGAACAAGTTAAAAATGTCATGTTAAACCCTGATGAATTTAATTCTTTGGTGCCACTTGGTACCGCTTCTCAAAGCAACCCAGCCTTTGATGCCGATATCTATTGGCGCGGACGTGTTTGGTTAGACCAAGTCTATTTTGGTCTTATAGCATTAAATAATTATGGTTATGAGCAAGAGGCTACGATGCTTGCTAATAAGCTTTTTAATAATGCCCAAGGATTATCGGCAAATGGCTCTATTCGAGAAAACTATAATCCGATAACCGGAGCGGTGCAGGGCGCTAGTAACTTTAGTTGGAGTGCAGCTCATTTATTAATGCTATATCGAGAATTTGTAGTACCAAATAGCAAGTCTAATGGTGAAATAGAAATAACCAAACCGGCTAACTAG
- a CDS encoding dehydrogenase E1 component subunit alpha/beta, whose translation MVDRNKLVNENFVNFVETENFPKTDNKLTPSEVGLSASDVIDIFESQVLSRHLDLQSRVMQKQGQSFYTIGSAGHEGNAAYAKAFRPSDMAFLHYRSGAFVIQRAKQIPGQTALYDMLLSFAASKDDPISGGRHKVLGSKALSIPPQTSTIASHLPKAMGTAFSIPLAKRLNFAGDLPNDSVVICNFGDASSNHSTAQGAFNCTAWAAYQSIPMPIVFVCEDNGIGISTSTPDGWIAANYKDRAGLHYIYCDGLDIVDTYHKAKQAERIARELRKPVFLHVRTVRLLGHAGSDAEFVYRSIAEIEANEHQDPLLHSARILVENNILSAEQIVKIYQDSAKRIANIAEHAASKSKLESAEQVEASIVPPKRENIHQKVVSAEQRQQLFAHEKHNLNKKQHLAKLLNWTLMDLMAEHENIVMCGEDIGKKGGVYNVTSKLFDRFGHNRVINTLLDEQSILGGAIGFAHNGLLPIAEIQFLAYVHNAEDQIRGEAATLPFFSNGQFTNPMVIRIAGLAYQKGFGGHFHNDNSFAVFRDIPGLIIACPSNGNDAIEMMRSCVKLAQEQQRIVVFLEPIALYMTKDLHAEGDGLWTSNYVLPERASTEVNQQISVYGEGDDICILSYGNGYFLSRQAEQILAEQGIRCRVIDLRWLAPLDEQGIIEQVKQCKHVLIVDECRKTGSISEALVTLIHEQQAVPKATNELQRITANDCFIPLGTAAYHVLPATDDIVAAATSIMNNNKAKAYL comes from the coding sequence ATGGTAGATCGCAATAAATTAGTGAATGAAAATTTTGTCAACTTTGTTGAAACTGAAAATTTTCCCAAGACAGATAATAAGCTCACACCTAGTGAAGTAGGCTTAAGTGCTAGTGATGTTATCGATATTTTTGAAAGCCAAGTGCTGAGCCGTCATTTAGACCTGCAATCTCGGGTAATGCAAAAACAAGGACAAAGCTTTTATACTATTGGTAGTGCAGGCCATGAAGGTAATGCTGCTTATGCGAAAGCTTTTCGCCCGAGCGATATGGCATTCTTGCATTATCGCAGTGGTGCGTTTGTCATTCAGCGGGCGAAACAGATACCTGGGCAAACCGCGCTTTACGATATGTTGCTTTCGTTTGCTGCCTCTAAAGATGATCCTATATCAGGTGGACGTCATAAAGTACTAGGCAGTAAAGCATTATCTATTCCTCCACAAACCAGTACTATTGCCTCGCATTTACCCAAAGCCATGGGTACAGCTTTTAGTATCCCTTTGGCTAAGCGTCTAAACTTTGCTGGCGACTTACCTAATGACAGCGTAGTAATTTGTAATTTTGGCGATGCATCAAGTAATCACTCAACGGCACAAGGTGCATTTAATTGTACTGCTTGGGCGGCTTACCAATCTATACCTATGCCAATTGTGTTTGTTTGCGAAGACAATGGTATTGGTATTTCAACCTCCACGCCAGATGGCTGGATCGCGGCGAATTATAAAGATCGAGCAGGATTACATTACATTTACTGCGATGGTTTAGATATTGTTGATACCTACCATAAAGCTAAACAAGCGGAACGAATTGCCAGAGAATTACGCAAACCAGTATTTTTACACGTTAGAACAGTACGTTTACTTGGTCATGCAGGCTCTGATGCTGAATTTGTTTATCGCAGTATTGCGGAGATCGAGGCGAATGAACATCAAGATCCTTTATTACATAGTGCCCGTATTTTAGTTGAGAACAATATATTATCAGCTGAACAAATTGTAAAAATTTATCAAGATAGTGCCAAACGAATCGCCAATATTGCCGAGCATGCAGCCAGTAAATCAAAGCTAGAAAGTGCCGAACAAGTTGAGGCAAGTATTGTTCCGCCTAAACGTGAAAATATTCACCAAAAAGTTGTCAGCGCCGAACAACGCCAGCAACTATTTGCTCATGAAAAGCATAACCTCAATAAAAAGCAGCATTTGGCCAAGTTATTGAACTGGACCTTGATGGACTTAATGGCTGAGCATGAAAACATTGTCATGTGTGGTGAAGACATAGGTAAAAAAGGTGGGGTTTATAACGTTACCAGCAAGTTATTTGACCGCTTTGGTCATAACCGAGTGATTAATACCTTACTCGATGAGCAGTCAATTTTAGGTGGCGCCATAGGCTTTGCTCATAATGGATTATTACCGATAGCTGAAATTCAATTTCTCGCTTATGTGCACAATGCCGAAGATCAAATTCGAGGTGAGGCTGCCACCTTGCCGTTTTTCTCAAATGGCCAATTTACTAACCCAATGGTGATCCGTATTGCCGGGCTTGCCTATCAAAAAGGTTTTGGTGGTCATTTTCATAATGATAACTCCTTCGCTGTATTTCGCGATATTCCCGGATTAATAATTGCTTGTCCATCAAATGGTAATGACGCCATTGAAATGATGCGCAGCTGCGTAAAACTTGCGCAAGAGCAACAACGAATAGTGGTTTTTCTTGAACCGATAGCGTTGTATATGACCAAAGATTTACACGCAGAAGGCGATGGTTTATGGACCTCTAACTATGTACTGCCTGAACGTGCGAGCACTGAAGTTAATCAGCAAATCAGCGTTTATGGTGAAGGCGACGATATCTGTATTTTATCCTACGGTAATGGTTATTTCCTGTCACGCCAAGCTGAACAAATATTAGCTGAACAAGGTATTCGTTGTCGGGTTATCGATTTACGTTGGTTAGCACCACTTGATGAGCAAGGCATTATCGAACAGGTGAAACAATGTAAACATGTACTTATTGTTGATGAGTGCCGCAAAACCGGCTCTATCAGTGAAGCGCTAGTAACCTTAATTCATGAGCAGCAAGCAGTGCCGAAAGCTACCAATGAGTTGCAGCGAATAACTGCCAATGATTGCTTCATTCCATTAGGAACGGCAGCTTATCATGTACTCCCCGCCACTGATGATATTGTTGCTGCGGCAACGTCAATAATGAATAATAACAAGGCGAAAGCGTATCTATGA
- a CDS encoding ACP S-malonyltransferase has translation MSTINSNKQKKTAVVICPGRGTYNKEELGYLKRLHADKPELIKVIDDYRQQLGQDRISDLDAMTKYSMRKHTAGENASALIYACAMADYQSINQDEYDIVAVTGNSMGWYIALAVAGALKPEAAIELINTMGSMMTDGVIGGQLIYPISDEDWQEDRAVVKQINHWLEEVNQSANNEVHISIHLGGYLVFGGNKSGLAALEAKLPVVQERYPMNLFNHAAFHTPLLKGTSTKAKSLLANSLISKPDIALIDGLGQIWQPYSTDTDKLYDYTLDTQVVAPYNFSKAIEVAVKEFAPDKLIILGPGSTLGGAVAQSLIKQQWLELTCKSDFISLQKSNPFILAMGLADQRKQVIN, from the coding sequence ATGAGCACAATTAACAGTAACAAACAGAAAAAAACTGCCGTAGTAATTTGCCCTGGTCGTGGTACATACAATAAAGAAGAGCTTGGCTATTTAAAGCGTTTACATGCAGATAAACCCGAACTCATTAAAGTGATTGATGACTATCGACAACAACTTGGGCAAGACCGTATTAGCGACCTAGATGCAATGACAAAATACAGTATGCGCAAACATACTGCTGGCGAGAATGCCTCGGCGCTTATCTATGCCTGTGCGATGGCAGATTATCAAAGCATTAATCAAGACGAATACGATATTGTTGCGGTTACCGGAAACTCTATGGGCTGGTATATTGCTTTGGCGGTTGCTGGTGCATTAAAACCTGAGGCCGCGATTGAATTGATTAATACCATGGGCTCAATGATGACCGATGGGGTGATTGGAGGTCAGTTAATTTACCCTATTAGTGATGAAGATTGGCAAGAAGACCGCGCTGTAGTTAAGCAAATTAATCATTGGTTAGAAGAAGTTAATCAAAGTGCTAATAATGAAGTTCATATCTCTATTCACCTTGGTGGTTATCTAGTTTTTGGCGGTAATAAATCAGGCTTAGCGGCTTTAGAAGCCAAATTACCTGTTGTGCAAGAACGATATCCAATGAATCTATTTAACCACGCGGCATTTCATACACCACTGTTAAAAGGTACATCTACCAAAGCAAAATCATTACTTGCGAATAGTTTAATTTCTAAGCCTGACATTGCACTTATCGATGGCTTAGGACAAATTTGGCAGCCTTATAGCACTGATACTGACAAGCTTTATGATTATACGTTAGACACACAAGTCGTTGCGCCTTATAATTTTAGTAAAGCCATTGAAGTTGCCGTTAAAGAATTTGCTCCGGATAAATTAATTATCTTAGGACCTGGTTCAACGTTAGGTGGGGCTGTTGCACAAAGCTTGATTAAGCAGCAATGGCTAGAGTTAACCTGTAAAAGTGATTTTATAAGTCTGCAAAAATCCAATCCTTTTATCTTAGCGATGGGATTAGCAGATCAACGAAAACAGGTTATAAACTAA